The nucleotide sequence CGTAGGGGTGCAGGTGCTCCTGGATGCCCTCGGATGGCCGAGCAACATATCGACCGTCGCGTTCCTGTCGTTCGTGGTGGTGGGCGTGGTCGTCCTCATCGTGGGCAGCCTCAACCACGGCGAGTTCAAGCGCCGCAACCCCTCCATCGAGCCGCGCTACGCCGCCGACGTGCTCGAGCGCTTCAGCCGCCGCTTCCCCGTGCTCATCGCCGGCGGCGTGGGACTCATCCTGCTCGACGTGATCATGCTCATCGGCCTCTCGCCTGAGGACAGTTCGCTCGATCTCGTGCGCGGCGTCCGTTTGGACGAACTGATCGTCGCGCCGTTCATGTTCGTCCTTGCCGTCGCCGTGGGCACGCTCATCTGGGCTACGATGCAGAAGTCGAAGTACGAGCTGTCCGAGCTCACCTACATCGCCCACCGCCAGAACCTCGGCGCCGATCTGCCGCCCACCGCCGTGGTGAAGTCGCCCGAGCAGGTGCGCGCCGAACGCGTCATGGGCGTGATCTGCGGCTGTATCATGCTGCTCGCGCTGATCGTGTTCCTGGTGTGGGGCTTCGTGCCGCTGTTCGACCAGGTGGGCGGCTGGGACGGAATCGACAAGCACGCACTGAAGGACGCCATCCGCGCCGGTCAGGGTGGGTTCGCCATCAGCTGGATCGCGTTCGTGGTTGGCGGCATCCTCTGCGGCATCGTATGGATGGTGGGCAGCGTGCTGGGCAAGTCGCAGGACGACTGGATCGCCGAGGCGAAGCAGGAGGACGCCTGGTTGAAGTACGCGCAGGCCGACGCCAAGGAAGACCCCTGGGCGCGCGGTCCCGAGCAGCCGGAAGGCTCCCCCGACCAGCCCACGTGGAAGTAACGCCCGCCTTAGAAGGCGAGCGCCGTTATGGACGGAAGGAATGCGGCGCCGTCCCGCAGCACCGCCCGCGCCTTTCCGCCTCCCCCTCCCTAGAGCGGCAGGTGCTTGCGATAGGCCACGCGCTTGTCCATGATGCGTTGGACAAGGCCGATCGATCGGCCCATGAGCAAGGCGGACACGACCGTGCCCACGTTGATGCCGAACAGCGCGCCGCCGCCGACAAGGCCGATAGCGCAGGTTGCGAGCAGCGTCACGACGTCGAACCATACCTTCACGCGGGCGTAAGGCTGGCCGATGGCCGCGCACAGGTCGCGCGGAAATGTGTCGATGGGCATGACGGGCAGCTGGCAGCGCGTGCAGAAGTACACGGTCACGGCCACGACGGCGAAACCGCCGACGAACCACAGGCACGACAGCGCAAGCGACTCTATCGGGAACAGGTCGTTCATCCACGACCCGTTGAAGTCGATGAGCGCCCCGCCCACGGCGCAGACCAGAAACGACACGAGGTAGCGCCAGTCGAGCGTTCGCCTAACGGCGCACAGGATGGCAACGAGCCCTATCTGGAATACGACGTACCACACGCCGTAGCTCACCTGGGGCGCTATGGCGTTGAGTGCGAACGGCAGCGCGGCGGCCGGCACGAGGCCCACGTCGGCATGCGCCATGGCAGCCACGCCCAGAGGGATGATCAGGAAGTAGACCGCCCACGCCAGCTCGGCCGGAAGCACGAGCGACGGCGAAGCGGCCGCTTCGCCCGCAGGCTTGCCAGCCAGCTCGTCGGCGGCGCGCACGGCTTCCGAGGGCATGCTACTCGCCCAGCTTCTCGGCGGCTTCGAGCCACTCTTCCTCAAGGGCGTCCACTTGGGATTGCAAGTCGTTGATCTGCGCTTGGAAATCGCCGAGGGCAGCGAAGTCGCTCGGGTCGGCGGCGGCCATCTGGGCGCGCACGTCCTCTATCTTGCCGTTGAGCGTCTCCATCTTGCGCTCGTTCGACTGCATGAGCTTGCGCAGCGTGCGGATCACGCCGCCGGTGAGACGGGGCCCGGAGGCGCCTTCGACTTCGGAGTCACCCTGATCGGCGGCGCGATGGGGGCTTTGGCCTGCGGCGCGGTCGGCCGCCCGAGAGGAAAGGGCACCGGATGCGCGGCCGCTTTGGGCACCCTGGGCGGCACCGGTCGCGCGCTCCGTCAGCCGCAGGTACTCGTCCACGCCGCCGGGGAGGTGGCGCAGCTTGCCGTCCAGCAGGGCGAACTGGTGGTCGGTCACGCGTTCCATGAGGTAGAGGTCGTGCGTGACCAGCAGCAGCGTGCCCGGCCAGCCGTCCAGCAGGTCCTCCACCGAGGCCAGCATGTCGGTGTCCAGGTCGTTGCCCGGCTCGTCGAGGATGAGCACGTTCGGCTCGTCCAGCAGGATGAGCATGAGCGCCAGCCGGCGCTTCTGGCCGCCCGACAGATCGCTCACGGGCTCGTTCAGGTCGGCGCGCGTGAAGCCCAGCTTCTCCAGCAGCTGGCCCGGCGTCATCTCCTTGCCGTCGAGCATGGTGCGGCGGCTGTAGCGACCCACCACCTGCCGCACGCGGTCGTCGCCGAAGCGCGCCAGGTCGTCCAAATGCTGCGACAGCACGGCGAAGCGCACCGTTTTACCTATCTTCACCAGGCCGGCGCTGGGCTTCTGCAAACCTTGGACCACCCGCAGAAGCGTTGTTTTGCCCGCGCCGTTCTCGCCGACGATGCCGTAGCGGTCGCCGGGGCCGATGATCCAGTCCACGTCGTCCAGCACGGTACGGCCGGAGCCGTCCCCGCCGTCGAAGCGCACGGTCACGTGCTCCAGGTCCACCACCTGCTTGCCCAGGCGCGCCATGGCCATGCGCTTGAGCTCCAGCTCGTTGCGCAGAGGCGGAACATCGGCGATGAGCTCCTGGGCCAGGGCCACGTGGAACTTCGGCTTTGTCGCGCGCGCCCGCGCCCCGCGCGAGAGCCAGGCCAGCTCGCGGCGCAGGTCGTTCTGACGCTTCTGCTCGGCCAGCGCCGCCAAACGGTCGCGCTCCACGCGCTGCATGATGTAGGCCGAGAAGCCGCCCTCGAACGGGTCGACCACGCGGTCGTGCACCTCCCACATGCGCGTGCACACCTCGTCGAGGAACCAGCGGTCGTGAGTCACCACCAGCAGTGCACCCTGCCCCGCGCGCCAACGCGTTTTCAGGTGTCCGGCCAGCCACGTGATGGCGCGCACGTCCAGGTGGTTCGTGGGCTCGTCGAGCGCCAGCACATCCCAGTCGCCGATGAGCAGCCGCGCAAGGTCCACCCGGCGGCGCTGCCCGCCGGACAGCGTGCCCACGCGCGCGTCCCACGGAATGTCGGAGGCCAGCCCCGCGATGATGTCGCGAATGCGCGCGTCGCCTGCCCACTGGTACTCCGGCAGGTCGCCCACCACGGCGCGCTCGACGGTGTCGTCGTCGGACAGCGCGTCGGCCTGCCCCAGCACGCCCACGTGCACCGTGCCGTTCTTCAGCACGCGTCCGTCGTCGGGCTCCAGCGTGCCGGCCAGCAAGTTCAGCAGCGTGGACTTCCCGTCGCCGTTGCGGCCCACAATGCCAATGCGGTCGTCCTCCTCCACGCCCAGCGACACGCTGTCGAACACCGTCTTCGTGGGGAATTCCACCCGCACCTTCTCGCAACCCAGCAGAAACTCCATGTATCCATCCTTCGCATTCGCACGTTCGCTCCCATGATAGCGAAACTGCGCGGGTACGGCGTTCCCATTCGCAAAACTGCACGTACGCCGGCGGCGTCAACGAACGGTTACGTTACAATAAAAACGAGCCCGAACATTTATATCAGCGCCTCGTGCAGACGGCACGTGCCGCGAACCCTTCCATCACCGCAATCGCCACCTCCGTGGACAAAGCGGCGGACATCAAGCGCGAGAGCCTGCGGCTCGAACTCGAGGCCATCCAGTCGAGGTACGAGGACGGATCGTTACCCCGCGCCTCGTACAAGCGCTTGCGCGAGAACGTGGCCCTCATGCAGATGGATCTGGAAGACAACCTGTAGGAATACCAGGCGGGGAACGCCGTCGTCGGCGATGAGGGCTTTCGGCGCTTTTCGAGCCAAGGCGCCTGGTTCCCGCATTCGACGCGTTGCCGCCCTCAAGAGCGAGGTTCAACCCGTCCGAAAGGACCTTCCTCTTCCAACCGACCTTCCGCGCCTCCTTACATCAGCATCATCACGACCACCACGAAAGCCACCGTGAGCACGAGACCGGCAAGCATGATAGCCCAGACAGCAGGACGGGCCCAGTTCATGGTCCAACCGATGCCGAAGCGCTCGGGCAGAAACAGGCTGGCGTCGTCGGGATTGTAGTAGAACACGCCCAGCTTCCAGTGTTCGTCGTCGTCGGCCAGCAGCCTTTCGGAAGCGGCCATGCGCGAGAACACGCGAGAGCCCCCCTGGCCGTAAACCAGGCTGATAACGATGGAGCCCACCACTATCACCAGCGCCAAGGCCACCACGAACACGCCTGCCTGCCCCAACCCTATCACGCCAATGAACGAAAGCTCCATGACGGGGCCCAGCAGGCTGAGAGCCAGGCCGCCTGCCACCAGCAAGATGCTCTGGGCGCGCGCGAACATGCCGTAGGCCAGCGCCGAGGTGGCAGGTGCGGACGGGTTCGACGGCCTCTTCGAGCGCAGGATGGTCCAGTGCGCAAACGCCATGCAGGCCGCCACGAACGCCACGATGAGCGCAGGAACCAGTATGGTGAACGGGGTTTTCTCCATGTACTCCGTCACCTCGCCCTGAAAGTTCATGTGCTGCGGGATCAAGTCGGGCATCTGCGCGTACCCGACGGCGCCGATGGCCAGCGTCACGGCAATGACGGGCAGGTACAGCAAATTCCACTTGAGCGAGACCGCGCGCGGCACGGGCGCGTCGCCCACCACGGCCACCGACTCACGTGCGCTGGCCTGCCAGCCCTGCTCCTTCTTGTAGGACTGCACCTTCGCCCGGAAATACAGCATGAGGCCATAGCTTCCGACGCACAGCAGCAGCATGCCCACGCACAGCACGGCCAACGCCAAACCGGCATCGCCCGTGAACGCCCCGAAAGCGCCTACCGCGGTGAGCACGGCGGTAAGAGCGGACATGATCAGGGCGTAGCACCGCTTGAGCCGACGCAGGTAGGGGTCGTGCGCCGCCGTGTCGGGCACGGTGACGGCGAACACCTCGCCGCGCCTCATGAGGAACGGCGTTACGATGGTCATGATGCCCGTCAAGGGCACGAGCGCGACGGTGAAGGCGAGCATCGTCGCAGCGAACTCGGTTGCGTTTCCCTCCATTGCCGCGTCACGCGTCCTTTCCGCAAGCAGGGGCGAAGCCGGCCTCGATGGGGAGCCTGCCGGCTCCGGCCGCCCGCGCAGCCTGGGTGGATGGCACGGGGTCGGCATCGGCGCGCTCGAGGGCGGCATAGGCGCGGGCAGCCTGGGCGCTCGCGCATTCCAGGAACTCGCCGCGCGTGCCGCCGCGCGCCCGGTGTGCGAGCGCGAGCTCGAACAGGCTGTCCTCCATCTTCGCCAGCTCGATCTGCGCGCGGTCGGCCCGATCGTCCTCGCAGGGGTCGGCGATGTAGGCGCCGCTGCGGCCGCGCATGAGCACGTAGCCCTCGTCGCGCAGCACGGCGTAAGCCTTGTTCACCGTGTGCAGGTTGATTCCCAAGTCGCTGGCGAGCGACCGCACGGATGGCAGCGCGGCGCCGGGAACCAGCTCGCCGCGCGCGATGGCCGCGATGATCTGGCTGCGAATCTGCAGGTACAGCGGCTCCTCCGCCTTCTGGTCTATGCGGATGATCATACGGCTCCCTCCTTCGCTACATCAGCATCCCGTTCACCGCAAGGTCGATGACCCCGATAAGCACGCCGATGCCGGCCAACAGCAGTCCCAGCTTCTCGCGCGAAACGCCCAGCCACACCGAGCCGAACAGCCCCAGGCCCGCCGAAAGCAGGACGGGGAACCACTTCGGCGACCAACCGTTCACGTCTCCCGTGATGCCGAAGTGCGTCGCCACCTGTTCAGGCAGCAGCACCCACTGGGCTACGGCCAACGCGACTGCCGCGATTCCCAGCGCGATTGCCGCCACGAGCCCGCTGCGTCCTTCGAGCACCGTGCCCCGATTGCGCGTCCCGTTTTCCCTTGCTCCCATGATACCGCCTTTCGCCCTCTCTTCGATGATGCTTCCGCCTCCTGCGCCGATTCACGCGGAAAGCCCGCGTTTCGCCGTGCTGCGGTAGAGCGCGGCCGACACCGCAGCCACCGCGCACGCCGCCAGCAGCGATCCCGCCTGGCCCAGGAACAACGCCGCCGCCATGCCCACCGCCACGAGGCCCATGCCGGCGAAGACAACCACGAACACCGGCATGCCGCGCTTCACCGGCTCGTACACGGTGGTCCAGTCGTAGCGCGGCCGACGGGCATCCATGGCCAGGCCCAAGCTCGTGGCCAGCAGGCACGATGCCGACGGCACCGCGAACAGCGCGGCGACGGACAGCGCGTCGAGCGGCAGCGAAACCGCCACGAGCACGGCCGACACCAGCAAAAACGGCAGGCCGATCGCCAGGTTCACCGCCGCTTTCGACCACAGCACGGTCGACGGCGGCACGGGCGCCGTCAGCATGAGCCAGCGCGAAGAGCCCTCAAGCGACACCGACGCGGCCGTGGTGGACGAGATGCTGCAGAAGAACGCCAGGCCCCACGGGAGCACGAGCCCGATGACAGGGGCCAGCTCGGGCGGCAGCAGGTCGAGCGAAAGCGCGCCCGTGAGCGTCCCCGCCGCCACGGCGATGGCCGCCACCAGCACGAGCACATAGCCGATGCAGGCGTTCATGAAGTAGATGGGCGTGGCCACGAGAAGGCGCACCTCCTTCGCCATGAGGGCCCGCAGCGGGGAGCCCGCCTTCGCCGCCGCAGCACCCTTGCCGTCGAAAGAGAACGTCCCGCGAGGGCGCGACGACATGAGCATCGAGTTTACCGGCACGAACAGGCGTACGACGAGCGCGAGCACCGCGCACGCCGCCACGAGGTTCACGGCGGCGAACGCCAGGAACTGCTCGAGATCGCCCTCCACGATGCCGGCCGTCGCCCATGCCGCCGGAGGAAATGCGGCAGCAAGCTGGGCCACGAGCTCGGTGCCAAGCGCCGTCATGGCCGCCATGTCGTCGGCCTGCGACGAGAACGCCAGTGATCCGAACACCGCGATGAGCGTGGCCGCCAGAGTAAGCACGATCACCACGACGTTCGCATGCTTGAAGTGCGCCGACACCGCTGCGATGAGCACCGCCAGCACGATGGCCGCGGCCAGCGGAAGCAGTGGCGCCAGCACCACCGAAAGCGCCATGCACGCGACGCCCGCCGCGGTCACGCTTGCGTTCGCCGCGTACACGGCGAACGCCGGAACCATCGCAAGCAGACCGAACGCCAAGCTCATGGCGTACAGCGACACGATGCGCGAGAGCACCACCGACGAGGTGGGCACCGGCAGCGACATCACCAGATCGTAGTCCTTGAAGCTGAACAGCACGCCGTTCGTCTTGAGGAACGCCGCCACCGCGCCGGCAACGGCGCCCACGAGCACCGCGACAAGCGGGATGGCCTCGGGCAGCCCCATCTGCACGAGCGTCTGCGCGACGCCCGACGAGTACGCCGCGGCGAATAGCACGATGGCCGCCACGGCCAACGCAGCGAGCGCCAAGGTGCGCCTCGCCTTAGCCGGGTCGGCGTGCAGCGTCTTGTTGATGCCGAAAAGCCCCAACAGCTGGATTTTCAGCAGAAGGATGAACGAGCGCATGCTTACCGCCCCCCTACCGCGCGCCGGCGGCCGAAGCGGCCTCACTGCGGTCGACCATGTCGAGGAACACGTCTTCCAGGCTCTCATCGCCCACGACCTCGGCCGTGCGACCGCACGCCCGCAACTGCCCCTGCTTGATGATGGCCACCTTGTCGCAGAGCTTCTCCACCACTTCCAGCACGTGGCTCGAGAAGAACACGGCCGCGCCTCCGTCGGCCAGCTCGCGGAGCATCTCCTTCACCTGGAAGGACGCCTCGGGATCGAGGCCGACGAACGGTTCGTCCAGCACAAGCAGCGTCGGCTCGTGCACGAGTGCGCCGATGAGCACGAGCTTCTGGCGCATGCCGTGCGAGTACGAGGACACAAGGTCGCCCAATGCGGAGGTGAGGCCCAGGCGATCGGCACACTGCCGAATGCGGGCCTCGCGCACGTCGGCGGGCACCTGGAAGATGTCCGAGATATAGTTCAGGTACTGGATGCCCGTGAGGAACTCGTAGATGTCGGGGTTGTCGGGCACATAGGCCGTGACGCGCTTGCAAGCGAGCGCGTCGGTGCGCACCGATTGCCCGGCAATGCGGATGTCGCCCTCGTCGAAGCCCGTGACGCCCACGATGGCGCGGATGAGCGTGGTTTTGCCTGCGCCGTTGTGACCGACGAAGCCGAAGATGTCCCCCGGCATGACGTCGAGGGTCACGTCGTCCACCGCGCGCTTCGCACCGAACTTCTTCACCACATGGTTGACTGACAATACCGGAGATGCCATGCCGATTTTCCTTCCCTTGCCTGCTTGTTATATTTATGCTATAACAGATGGAACAAAGATGCAAGGGACGTATTTGCGATCGATTGCACGGAAGCAGGCGCTCGCACGCCGGGTGCTTCACGCGAAATCCGTTTGCCCGAACTGATATTTCGCGTGAAGCACCCGGCGATGAAGAGAGAAGAGGAGCACGACCATGAGGCGCATAGCGATTTTTCTGGCGGTCACCTTCGCCTTGACGTGGGCGTACGAGTTCGGGGTGGTGTACCCGGCGTCGTCGGGGGCGCTCACCGGCATCCCGCCAGTCGCGGCGCAGTTCGTCACCGGGGCGGCCATGTTCTTCCCCGCCATCGGTGTGCTCGTAACGCGCCTCGTCACACGGGAGGGGTTCAAGAACAGCGTCGTCAAACCGCGCGGGTTCAAGAAGTCGCTACCATGGTTCGCCGTCGCCTGGTTCGGGCCGGCCATTTTGTCCGTCATCGGCGCAGCCGTGTACTTCCTCGTGTTCCCGCAGGATTTCGACCCCTCCATGGGCGCCTTCGTCGCCTCGACGCAGCAACAGGCAGCGGCGACCGGCGCCGAGCTGCCTGCCGACACCGTCACCATGATGCTGCTCGCTCAGCTGCCATTCGCCATCTTCCTGGCGCCCGTGCTCAACATCTTCACGACGTTCGGCGAGGAATGGGGATGGCGCGGCTACCTCGTGCCGAAGGTGTCCACGCATCTGCGCATCGTCCCCACGCTGCTGGTCACGGGCGTCATCTGGGGGCTCTGGCACGCACCGCTCACCATCATCGGGCATAACTACGGCACCGGCTATCCCACCTGGCCCATCGGCGGCATAGCGGCCATGTGCCTGTTCTGCATCGTCGTCGGCATCTTCCTCACGTACGTCACCGTGCGCACGGGCAGCTGCCTGGCGGCGGCCATCGGCCACGGAGCAATCAACGGCTTCGTGAGCGCGGCGCTGTTGTTCTCGGTGACGGGCGGCAACCCCTTCGTCGGCCCCCTGCCCGTCGGCATCATCGGCGGCAGCGCCTTCGTCGTCGTGGCGGCCTTCATGCTGCGCGACCTGCATCGTCGCGAAAAGGAGGGCACGCTCGACATGCCGAAGGCGGGACTGCCCGATGACGTGACGAAGGCCGACCTGGCTCGCGCTCCTAAGGCGTAGCCCAACGGCTAGCACACGAACGGATGTTTTACGTGAAACATCCGACCCTGGCATAACGAAAAACGGGGCCCGATCTGCCGCCAGATCGGGCCCCGCCCTGTCCATGCCTGCTGCACCGCCAAACCTGCCGATCTGCCGGGCCGCGTTCCGTCTACAGGCGCTCCACCACGAGGTCGCCCATGGCGACGGTGCCGACCATCTTGTCGGCCGGTGTGTCGGGTCCCTTGATGTCGCCGGTGCGCCAGCCCTCGTCGAGCACGGCGGTCACCGCGCGGCGGATGTCGTCGGCGGCCTCGCCCATGTCGAAGCTGTAGCGCAGCATCATCTCGACGGACAAAATCTGCGCGAGCGGGTTCGCGATGCCCTTCCCCGCGATGTCGGGCGCGCTGCCGTGGCTGGGCTCGTAGAGCGCGGTGCCGTCGCCGAGGCTGGCGCTGGCCAGCATGCCGAGCGAGCCGGTGATCTGCGCGGCTTCGTCGGAGAGGATGTCGCCGAACATGTTCTCGGTCACCACCACGTCGAAGTCGGCCGGGCGGTTGATGAGCTGCATGGCCGTGTTGTCCACGAGCAGGTCCTCCAACTCCACGTCGGGGTACTCCTCCGCGCCGATGCGGTGCACGATCTCGCGCCACATGCGGCTCGTCTCCAGCACGTTCGCCTTGTCGACGCTCGTCACCTTGTTGCGGCGTTTGCGCGCGGCCTCGAAGGCTTGGCGCGCGATGCGCTCCACCTCGTACTCGCGGTACTCGAGCGTGTCGTAGGCGCGCTGGCCGGCGGTGCCGTCCGTTCCGCAGCACTCCTCGTCGTAGAAGCGCTCGCGGCGGCCGAAGTACAACCCGCCGGTCAGCTCGCGCACGATCATCATGTCCACGCCGTCCACGATCTCGGGCTTGAGCGTGGATGCATCGGCCAGCGCGGCGAAGATCTGCACGGGGCGCAGGTTCGTGTACAGGCCCAGCGCCTTGCGGATGCCCAGCAGACCCTGCTCAGGACGCGGCTTCGCCGGATCCGTGGTGTCCCACTTCGGGCCGCCGACAGCCGCCAGCAGCACGGCGTCGGAGGCTTCGGCCGCGCGCAGCGTCTCGTCCGGCAGCGCGGTGCCTGTCGCATCGATGGCGCACCCGCCCAGCAGCGCCTCGGTGTAGGCGAACGCCGTATCGTACTTCGCGCCCACCGCGTCGAGCACCTTGACGCCCTCGGCGATGATCTCGGGGCCGATGCCGTCGCCGGGAAGCAGGCAAATTTGGTAGTTCTTGGTCATGACATCTTCTTTCGGATATAGGTTTTCAGCAAAAGCACCTCGGTGACCCCTTAGGGCATGGCAAAGGGGCCGCGATTGCACAAAAATCACCAGTTTGTTGCAGCTTCGAGAGCATCTCGCACAATCAGCTTGTAGCGACCTGCGAAAATGCTCTCATCTTTGGCGAGTGGCTGAGAAGAAACACCGTCAGATGCAAAAATGTGCAACAATCTGGTGATTTCTGCTCAAATATCCGCCATTCTCCTTACGCAAAGCAAAGCGAACGGGCATTGCATGCGAATCTACTTCCCCAGCTTCGCCTTCGTGCGGTTGATCAGGCCGCCGGCTTCGATGATCTCGCGGATGAACGGGGGGAACGGCTGGGCCTCGAAGGTCTGGCCCGTCGTCTCGTTCACGATGACGCCCGCGTCGGCGTCCACGTTCACCACGTCGCCCTGGCTGATGGCGTCCACCGCTTCGGGGCACTCCATGATGGCGAGGCCCGTGTTGATGGAGTTGCGGTAGAAGATGCGCGCGAAGCTCTTGGCGATGACCACGTCGACGCCGGCCGCCTTGATGGCGATGGGCGCGTGCTCGCGCGACGAGCCGCAGCCGAAGTTCTCGTCGGCCACGATGATGTCGCCGGGTTGCACGCGCTCGATGAACGACGTGTCGAGGTCCTCGAGGCAGTGCTTCGCGAGCTCGGCCGGATCGGACGTGGTCAGATAGCGAGCAGGGATGATGACGTCGGTGTCGATGTCGCGCCCATAGCGGTGCGCGGTTCCTTTGAATTGCATGGTCGCAGTCCCTCCTAGTCCAAATCTTCCGGCAGGCCGATGTGGCCGAGCACCGCGCTCGCCGCAGCGATGGCCGGCGAGGACAGGTAGACCTCGCTCGTGGGATCGCCCATGCGGCCGACGAAGTTGCGGTTCGTCGTGGCGATGGCACGCTCGCCGGCGGCGAGGATGCCCATGTAGCCGCCCAAGCAGGGGCCGCACGTGGGCGTGGACACGGCGCAGTTCGCGTCGAGGAACACGTCCATGAGGCCTTCCTCCATGCACTGGCGGTACACGGCCTGCGTGGCGGGGATCACGATGCAGCGCACGTCGGGATGGACGGTGCGCCCGCGCAGCACATCGGCGGCCTGGCGCATGTCGACGATGCGGCCGTTCGTGCAGCTGCCGATGACGGCCTGGTCGATACGTACGTCGCGCGCCTCGGCGGCCGGGCGCGTGTTCGACGGCAGGTGCGGGAACGACACGGTGGGCACGATGGAGGCGGCGTCGATCTCATACACCTTCGCGTATGTGGCGTCGGCGTCGGAGTGGTACTCGGTGTAGGGGCGCTCGGTGCGGCCG is from Gordonibacter urolithinfaciens and encodes:
- a CDS encoding helix-turn-helix domain-containing protein yields the protein MSFADNLVYLRQHYGVTQEGLAEQLGVSRQTVSKWEAGTNYPEMDKLLALCDLFHTSLDDLMRGSVHVTKENDTERYDRHMNRFDLSIALGVACILVGVGVQVLLDALGWPSNISTVAFLSFVVVGVVVLIVGSLNHGEFKRRNPSIEPRYAADVLERFSRRFPVLIAGGVGLILLDVIMLIGLSPEDSSLDLVRGVRLDELIVAPFMFVLAVAVGTLIWATMQKSKYELSELTYIAHRQNLGADLPPTAVVKSPEQVRAERVMGVICGCIMLLALIVFLVWGFVPLFDQVGGWDGIDKHALKDAIRAGQGGFAISWIAFVVGGILCGIVWMVGSVLGKSQDDWIAEAKQEDAWLKYAQADAKEDPWARGPEQPEGSPDQPTWK
- a CDS encoding DUF6198 family protein — translated: MPSEAVRAADELAGKPAGEAAASPSLVLPAELAWAVYFLIIPLGVAAMAHADVGLVPAAALPFALNAIAPQVSYGVWYVVFQIGLVAILCAVRRTLDWRYLVSFLVCAVGGALIDFNGSWMNDLFPIESLALSCLWFVGGFAVVAVTVYFCTRCQLPVMPIDTFPRDLCAAIGQPYARVKVWFDVVTLLATCAIGLVGGGALFGINVGTVVSALLMGRSIGLVQRIMDKRVAYRKHLPL
- a CDS encoding ATP-binding cassette domain-containing protein; translated protein: MEFLLGCEKVRVEFPTKTVFDSVSLGVEEDDRIGIVGRNGDGKSTLLNLLAGTLEPDDGRVLKNGTVHVGVLGQADALSDDDTVERAVVGDLPEYQWAGDARIRDIIAGLASDIPWDARVGTLSGGQRRRVDLARLLIGDWDVLALDEPTNHLDVRAITWLAGHLKTRWRAGQGALLVVTHDRWFLDEVCTRMWEVHDRVVDPFEGGFSAYIMQRVERDRLAALAEQKRQNDLRRELAWLSRGARARATKPKFHVALAQELIADVPPLRNELELKRMAMARLGKQVVDLEHVTVRFDGGDGSGRTVLDDVDWIIGPGDRYGIVGENGAGKTTLLRVVQGLQKPSAGLVKIGKTVRFAVLSQHLDDLARFGDDRVRQVVGRYSRRTMLDGKEMTPGQLLEKLGFTRADLNEPVSDLSGGQKRRLALMLILLDEPNVLILDEPGNDLDTDMLASVEDLLDGWPGTLLLVTHDLYLMERVTDHQFALLDGKLRHLPGGVDEYLRLTERATGAAQGAQSGRASGALSSRAADRAAGQSPHRAADQGDSEVEGASGPRLTGGVIRTLRKLMQSNERKMETLNGKIEDVRAQMAAADPSDFAALGDFQAQINDLQSQVDALEEEWLEAAEKLGE
- a CDS encoding DUF1648 domain-containing protein codes for the protein MEGNATEFAATMLAFTVALVPLTGIMTIVTPFLMRRGEVFAVTVPDTAAHDPYLRRLKRCYALIMSALTAVLTAVGAFGAFTGDAGLALAVLCVGMLLLCVGSYGLMLYFRAKVQSYKKEQGWQASARESVAVVGDAPVPRAVSLKWNLLYLPVIAVTLAIGAVGYAQMPDLIPQHMNFQGEVTEYMEKTPFTILVPALIVAFVAACMAFAHWTILRSKRPSNPSAPATSALAYGMFARAQSILLVAGGLALSLLGPVMELSFIGVIGLGQAGVFVVALALVIVVGSIVISLVYGQGGSRVFSRMAASERLLADDDEHWKLGVFYYNPDDASLFLPERFGIGWTMNWARPAVWAIMLAGLVLTVAFVVVVMMLM
- a CDS encoding GntR family transcriptional regulator, which gives rise to MIIRIDQKAEEPLYLQIRSQIIAAIARGELVPGAALPSVRSLASDLGINLHTVNKAYAVLRDEGYVLMRGRSGAYIADPCEDDRADRAQIELAKMEDSLFELALAHRARGGTRGEFLECASAQAARAYAALERADADPVPSTQAARAAGAGRLPIEAGFAPACGKDA
- a CDS encoding DUF1648 domain-containing protein is translated as MGARENGTRNRGTVLEGRSGLVAAIALGIAAVALAVAQWVLLPEQVATHFGITGDVNGWSPKWFPVLLSAGLGLFGSVWLGVSREKLGLLLAGIGVLIGVIDLAVNGMLM
- a CDS encoding putative ABC transporter permease subunit, which codes for MRSFILLLKIQLLGLFGINKTLHADPAKARRTLALAALAVAAIVLFAAAYSSGVAQTLVQMGLPEAIPLVAVLVGAVAGAVAAFLKTNGVLFSFKDYDLVMSLPVPTSSVVLSRIVSLYAMSLAFGLLAMVPAFAVYAANASVTAAGVACMALSVVLAPLLPLAAAIVLAVLIAAVSAHFKHANVVVIVLTLAATLIAVFGSLAFSSQADDMAAMTALGTELVAQLAAAFPPAAWATAGIVEGDLEQFLAFAAVNLVAACAVLALVVRLFVPVNSMLMSSRPRGTFSFDGKGAAAAKAGSPLRALMAKEVRLLVATPIYFMNACIGYVLVLVAAIAVAAGTLTGALSLDLLPPELAPVIGLVLPWGLAFFCSISSTTAASVSLEGSSRWLMLTAPVPPSTVLWSKAAVNLAIGLPFLLVSAVLVAVSLPLDALSVAALFAVPSASCLLATSLGLAMDARRPRYDWTTVYEPVKRGMPVFVVVFAGMGLVAVGMAAALFLGQAGSLLAACAVAAVSAALYRSTAKRGLSA
- a CDS encoding ABC transporter ATP-binding protein, whose product is MASPVLSVNHVVKKFGAKRAVDDVTLDVMPGDIFGFVGHNGAGKTTLIRAIVGVTGFDEGDIRIAGQSVRTDALACKRVTAYVPDNPDIYEFLTGIQYLNYISDIFQVPADVREARIRQCADRLGLTSALGDLVSSYSHGMRQKLVLIGALVHEPTLLVLDEPFVGLDPEASFQVKEMLRELADGGAAVFFSSHVLEVVEKLCDKVAIIKQGQLRACGRTAEVVGDESLEDVFLDMVDRSEAASAAGAR
- a CDS encoding CPBP family intramembrane glutamic endopeptidase, which codes for MRRIAIFLAVTFALTWAYEFGVVYPASSGALTGIPPVAAQFVTGAAMFFPAIGVLVTRLVTREGFKNSVVKPRGFKKSLPWFAVAWFGPAILSVIGAAVYFLVFPQDFDPSMGAFVASTQQQAAATGAELPADTVTMMLLAQLPFAIFLAPVLNIFTTFGEEWGWRGYLVPKVSTHLRIVPTLLVTGVIWGLWHAPLTIIGHNYGTGYPTWPIGGIAAMCLFCIVVGIFLTYVTVRTGSCLAAAIGHGAINGFVSAALLFSVTGGNPFVGPLPVGIIGGSAFVVVAAFMLRDLHRREKEGTLDMPKAGLPDDVTKADLARAPKA